From Solea senegalensis isolate Sse05_10M linkage group LG19, IFAPA_SoseM_1, whole genome shotgun sequence, the proteins below share one genomic window:
- the si:ch211-237i5.4 gene encoding insulin-like growth factor-binding protein complex acid labile subunit isoform X2 produces the protein MRLLTGLLFLLCSSYSPPLVQSSRPCPHLCACYEHADLVDCGARGFDRVPSGLPHGTWLLELGKNNLSEVGTRAFTGLWSLRVLVLTNSHIQLIQPQAFFSLSFLEKLDLSWNQLTSLPADFSTSLLALRELRLEHNSLCYIPAYSFKYLDNMEKLDLSYNQLVSFGSGVFRGLSRLRQLYLHNNRLTVVQHGSLDMLPALEVTTRLAILTLEGNNLRHLKFKTFVSLHTTATHIQLSGNPWSCDCELHRVFSKILHVRHLHVDDYRNVTCQEPPQLTGASLAWLDSQLCIAETATVLVITVTVMVTVVAALVMAERNRKRNRGKSWDSESQSHTHSPLS, from the exons ATGCGTCTCCTCACAGGactcctcttccttctctgcTCCTCATATTCACCTCCTCTGGTCCAGAGCTCACGCCCGTGTCCACACCTGTGTGCGTGCTACGAGCACGCCGACCTGGTGGACTGTGGCGCCCGCGGCTTTGATCGCGTTCCCAGCGGCCTCCCACACGGCACATGGCTGCTGGAGCTGGGCAAAAACAACCTGAGCGAGGTTGGTACCAGAGCCTTCACTGGACTGTGGTCACTGCGGGTGCTGGTGCTGACCAACAGCCACATACAACTCATACAACCACAG gCATTTTTCTCATTGTCCTTCCTGGAAAAGTTGGATCTCAGCTGGAACCAGTTGACCTCTCTCCCTGCAGACTTCTCCACCAGTCTGCTGGCGCTCAGAGAGCTCAGACTGGAGCACAACAGCTTATGTTATATACCTGCATATAG ctTTAAGTATCTGGACAACATGGAGAAGCTGGACCTCAGCTATAACCAGCTGGTGTCTTTTGGCTCCGGTGTGTTCAGAGGTCTCTCCAGACTCAGACAACTCTACCTGCATAACAACAGACTGACTGTGGTGCAGCACGGCAGCCTGGATATGCTGCCTGCACTCGAGGTGACTACACG CTTGGCGATTCTCACTCTGGAGGGAAACAATCTGCGTCACCTCAAGTTCAAAACCTTCGTCAGTCTGCACACGACAGCCACACACATCCAGCTGTCAG GAAACCCATGGAGCTGTGACTGTGAGCTGCACCGCGTCTTCAGTAAGATCTTGCACGTTCGCCACCTCCACGTCGACGACTACAGGAACGTGACGTGTCAGGAGCCGCCGCAGCTGACCGGGGCTTCGCTGGCCTGGCTGGACAGCCAGCTCTGCATCGCAGAGACAGCCACTGTGCTGGTCATCACCGTCACCGTGATGGTCACCGTTGTGGCGGCTTTGGTGATGGCCGAgaggaacaggaagaggaacCGGGGAAAGAGCTGGGACTctgagtcacagagtcacactCACAGCCCACTGTCCTGA
- the si:ch211-237i5.4 gene encoding slit homolog 2 protein isoform X1, with protein sequence MRLLTGLLFLLCSSYSPPLVQSSRPCPHLCACYEHADLVDCGARGFDRVPSGLPHGTWLLELGKNNLSEVGTRAFTGLWSLRVLVLTNSHIQLIQPQAFFSLSFLEKLDLSWNQLTSLPADFSTSLLALRELRLEHNSLCYIPAYSFKYLDNMEKLDLSYNQLVSFGSGVFRGLSRLRQLYLHNNRLTVVQHGSLDMLPALEILQLSNNNISLIDSDALASLYSLAILTLEGNNLRHLKFKTFVSLHTTATHIQLSGNPWSCDCELHRVFSKILHVRHLHVDDYRNVTCQEPPQLTGASLAWLDSQLCIAETATVLVITVTVMVTVVAALVMAERNRKRNRGKSWDSESQSHTHSPLS encoded by the exons ATGCGTCTCCTCACAGGactcctcttccttctctgcTCCTCATATTCACCTCCTCTGGTCCAGAGCTCACGCCCGTGTCCACACCTGTGTGCGTGCTACGAGCACGCCGACCTGGTGGACTGTGGCGCCCGCGGCTTTGATCGCGTTCCCAGCGGCCTCCCACACGGCACATGGCTGCTGGAGCTGGGCAAAAACAACCTGAGCGAGGTTGGTACCAGAGCCTTCACTGGACTGTGGTCACTGCGGGTGCTGGTGCTGACCAACAGCCACATACAACTCATACAACCACAG gCATTTTTCTCATTGTCCTTCCTGGAAAAGTTGGATCTCAGCTGGAACCAGTTGACCTCTCTCCCTGCAGACTTCTCCACCAGTCTGCTGGCGCTCAGAGAGCTCAGACTGGAGCACAACAGCTTATGTTATATACCTGCATATAG ctTTAAGTATCTGGACAACATGGAGAAGCTGGACCTCAGCTATAACCAGCTGGTGTCTTTTGGCTCCGGTGTGTTCAGAGGTCTCTCCAGACTCAGACAACTCTACCTGCATAACAACAGACTGACTGTGGTGCAGCACGGCAGCCTGGATATGCTGCCTGCACTCGAG ATTCTCCAgctgagcaacaacaacatctcTCTGATAGACAGCGATGCTCTGGCTTCTCTCTACAGCTTGGCGATTCTCACTCTGGAGGGAAACAATCTGCGTCACCTCAAGTTCAAAACCTTCGTCAGTCTGCACACGACAGCCACACACATCCAGCTGTCAG GAAACCCATGGAGCTGTGACTGTGAGCTGCACCGCGTCTTCAGTAAGATCTTGCACGTTCGCCACCTCCACGTCGACGACTACAGGAACGTGACGTGTCAGGAGCCGCCGCAGCTGACCGGGGCTTCGCTGGCCTGGCTGGACAGCCAGCTCTGCATCGCAGAGACAGCCACTGTGCTGGTCATCACCGTCACCGTGATGGTCACCGTTGTGGCGGCTTTGGTGATGGCCGAgaggaacaggaagaggaacCGGGGAAAGAGCTGGGACTctgagtcacagagtcacactCACAGCCCACTGTCCTGA